In Actinomycetota bacterium, the DNA window TCGATCGGAACCGCCGACGGCCATCGTGGCGAGGTCACTGAAGCCGAATCCCTCCTGAGCGGTGTTCAACAGGTACACGATCCGTGCGCCGTCAGGCGAGAAGATCGGAGCCCACTCGCCCCTCCGAGGGGTATCGGTGAGCGCGCCCAGCTCGGCGCCGTCCGCATCGACGACCCACAGGTCCGGACGCCCCTCCCTCAGGTTCGTCGCGCCCATGACGATGCGGGCTCCATCGGGGGACCAGCTGGGAGCCGAGATGAAGATGGACCTGTCGGCGTCGCGTGAGGACATGACGACGAATCGATCCGACCCGTCGGGCTCCATCGTCACGAGCCTGGAACGCCACCCGGACGACTCCGCCGCGATCCTGTCGTTGACACCCCAGTCTGGCTGGCAGTCCTCGTGTGAGCCGGAGATGTTCGTGAGTGCCGAGCCGTCGACGCCGACGGTGAACAACGAGGTGCCGTGAGGCCGGCCGACCGAGCAGAACACGAGGGTCTGCCCATCCGGCGAGATGCTCATCGACTCGATGAACCGAGAGTCCGGCACGTCCTCGGACCTGATGACGAGCGATCGCTCGTCCGCCTCGACGTCGAGCAGGACGATGCGGTTCGGCTCCTTCCCGAGCACCATCGCGACCTGCGTCCCGTCGGCACTCCATGCGGCGTCCCCATGGCCGACGCGGGGCCGGGCGAGCACCCGACCTGGGTTGCCGTCGGGGAAGATGGTCCGAAGCGTTGTCGGCACGCTCTTCCCGCCGTACCGCTCGTAGGCGATCTCGCCGTTCGCGCCGGGATAGGTGGCGCTCGCCGGGGCAGCCACGGAGAGCACTGCGATCATGATCGGCAACGCGATCAGATACCGCCTCAATCTGCACACTCGCTCGTCCTCCGCTGCTCGACGAAGGTAAGTGCCCATCGCTTCTCCCTTGGGCCGCACTGCCGGAGGTGGCTAGACTAGCTCGCCGTCGATCCTGAGCTCCGGTACCGCCGGATCCGAGCCTGCTCGACCCTCTCGAACCCGATCTGCTGTCCATGTCAGCTCGCCGGACGTGCAGAGCTGAGGCTGCGGATCCGGGTCGTCGGTGAGCTTCGCGATCCGGAACTCGAACGTCCCTTCAGCCGAGCGGAATCCGACGTCGCCGGCGATGTGGAACCAATACGTGAAGAGGCTGCCGGCCCCTCGCGTCATGTCGAAGCTGCCATCCTCGTCCAACGGTCCGACCTGGAAGCCCAGACCGACGTTGTGGGTCGAAGCGTCGTCGCACGTCAACAAGAACCCGATGCTGCCCAAGCGAAGGGAGCGCTGCCCGCTGTCCTTCTTCACGATCGTGAAGATGATGCGCTTGCCCGCTGAGGTCTCGCCTCGGTACCGGATCTTGCTGCCTGCCGCTGCTGGAATGGCGAGCGCCAGTACGAGACCGGCTGTCAGGAACAACAGGGATGCTCGGCGGAAGATGCTCATGACCCCTCCTCAGGATGCGCCAACGCGGTACGGCATCCTCGCATGACCTCTCTGGGGCATCCAGTCGGTTGCAGTGGCTACCTGAGCATGCTCCCCCGTCCTGATTGCTCGCGTCCTACGGGACCGGAAGGGGCCCGGGTTGCGCGAGGTCCAGGTGGCAGGACTGCTGCACCTGACCTTCCGCCAGTACCAGGAGCTCGAGACCGTCGAGTTGCGGATCGGCTTCGACCTGTACGAGCGAATCGTCGACCTGTGCGGGTGGCCGAGGGGTAGGGTCGACGGATGCTCGCGGAGTCCATCGACTTCACGCCGCTGATTGTGATCCTCGGCGGCAGCGGGGCGGTCTTGCTTCTCGTTATGTTCTACATGATTCGTCGAGACGCCCGGCGGGAAGCTTTTCGAGCGCCTCCACCGCCTGTCCCTGCCCTGACTAGTCGTCAGCAGACCTGGCGCGTGATCGGCATCGCGACGGTCGTCAGCGTGTCGGCGCTCATCCTCATTTGCTTGGTCTTCAGGGAGTTCACCTGAGAGGCCATGGCTGATGAACCCAGATGACACTCTGGATCCCGACGGCGTGACGCTTCCCCGATTCACCGCTGCTGAGGGGCTGACGAGCCTCGCAAGTGGACACAGGGCGCGTCGATGCTTGCCACGAGTCGCTCAGACCCCCTCGGGCCATCGGACCTGGAACTCGCTGCCGCGACTTCTGTGAGCAAGCGTGAGCAAGACGGGCTTCTCGGCGATCTCGCCGGAACGGTTCTGGACGAAGATCCTGCAGGTCAGAGGGGTGCGAGAGGGGAGATTCGAACTCCCACGCCCTTTCGGGCACCGGGACCTAAACCCGGCGCGTCTGCCAGTTCCGCCACTCTCGCGTCCGTCAAGGCTACTCCGGGGCGGACCCTAGGCACGTCACGCGCCCATCTGGAATGATGAGACCCCGTGGCCCCCCGGCGTTGTTTCATCGCGTGCCTCGCCTTCCTCGCCCTCGCGGGCGCGGGCTGCAACGACTTCCCCGAAGACGCGTCGGCGCGGGAATTCGTCTCGACCGCCTCGTCGCCCCCCTCGGCGTCGCCGTCGCCCCGCGAGTTCCTCGAGATCGGCGCCGACGGGTCCGCGCACGGAACCGACCAGCCGGTCCAGATGGCTGCGCCGGCACCGAAGTCGCTCGAGCGATGGGGTTGGGCGCTTCGGGCAGTGGGAGACCGGCTGAACGTCTACACGCATCCACGCGGCGGTGCCAGGCTGCGCATGAGCATCGATGCGCTGAACCCCTGGGATCAGCGCATCGCGTTCCCGATCCGGGGGGTCAGGGTCCAGGGCGGCACGACGTGGTACCGGGTGCTGACCGGCATCGAGCCCAACGGGTCGAACGGCTGGGTCAAGGGCGACGACGTGACGTTCGACCGCACGCGCCACCGGGTCGTGGTCGACCTCTCCGAACGCCAGCTCCGCCACTACCGCAACGAGAAGCTGCGACACCGGTTCATCGTGGGCATCGGGGCGCCGAACACCCCGACGACCGTGGGCCGGTTCTTCGTCTGGGCCCACCTGGATCCCCGCGACGCCTCAGGCCCGTACGGCACGTATCTGCTGGGGCTCTCCGGCTTCTCGGAGGTGCTCACGAATTGGCCGGGGGGCGGGCGCATGGCGATCCACGGCACTGCCGATCCGACCGATCGCGGCCGTCGCGTCTCGTACGGCTGCGCGCGGGTCTACAACCCGCAGATGAACCAGCTACGTGGGATCCCGATGGGTACCACCGTGCTGATCCGACGCTGACCTGCGGCCCTCTTCTTCGGCGTGCACCTGAACCGCACCGCTCGTACGATGCGGCCGTGGCACGCCTCGACGGCACCGACACCACCACCCTGCGAGGATCGTTCACCGTGGCGGTGGTGGGGGATTGCATCGTGTCGCGACCGCTCCTGCCGATGGCCGGCGTCGACCGTGCCTTCGCCGAGGTGGTCTCGCTGCTCCGTGGCTCGGACGCGACCTTCGGGAACCTCGAGACCAGCATCGTCGACCTCGCCGACACCTCGGCCGTGCCCTCGGGCCTGCCCGACGACTGGGCTATCCGCGCGATGCCGGACACGGCTCTCGACCTGCGCGCCCTCGGCTTCGACGTCTTCGCCCGCGCGAACAACCACTCGACCGACTGGGGTGTGGGCGGACTGCTCGAGACCGGTCTCTACCTCGACGAGGCGGCGCTCGTGCATGCGGGGGCGGGTGTCACGTCGGCGACTGCGCGAGCCCCGCGGTACCTGGAGACCGACGCGGGGCGCCTCGGGCTGGTGTCGATGACCACGAGTCCCGCGAGCGGGCTCGCGCCCGCGCTCGACGCCTTCGGCGAGGTGCCGGCTCGCCCGGGGGTACACGCCCTGCCGGTGCGCACGACGGTGGTCGTGACTCGCAAGGTCATGCGCAGCCTCGTGGCGATCCGCGAGGCGCATCCGGAGGGCGACGTCGCATGGCTCGTGCAGCACGTCGACGCCGAGGGCGAGCCTCCCGACCGCCTCGAGCTCTACGGGCGGCGATTCGAGCTCGGCGGGGAGATGGGTATCCGTCACGAGCCCGACGAGGAGGCACTGGCCGGGAACCTGCGGGCGATCCGGCTGGCTGCGCAGCACGCCGACGTCGTGATCGCGGCCGCCCACTCGCACCAGGGAGACGGTCGCCCGCAGGAGCCTCCCGAGTTCCTCCGGACGTGGGCGCGCGCCGCGATCGACCACGGCGCCGACATCGTGGCGATCAGCGGACCCCATCACGTCGCGCCCGTGGAGCTCTACCGGGGACGGCCCGTGCTGTACGGCCTGGGCAACTTCTTCTGGTGCGACCTGCAGGAGCCGATCCAGCGCTACTTCTACGACGAGAGCCGCGCGCTGCTGCGCGAACGGTTCGACGATCCGGCCGCCGTGACCGACGCCGACCTCTTGGGCGCGCTGAACGGCGATTCCTTCGGTTCCGACGCGACGTTCCGGGGACTGATGACCCGGGTTCGCCTCGGTCCCGAGGGGCTCGAGGAGGTCCGGCTGCATCCCGTGGACCT includes these proteins:
- a CDS encoding L,D-transpeptidase is translated as MAPRRCFIACLAFLALAGAGCNDFPEDASAREFVSTASSPPSASPSPREFLEIGADGSAHGTDQPVQMAAPAPKSLERWGWALRAVGDRLNVYTHPRGGARLRMSIDALNPWDQRIAFPIRGVRVQGGTTWYRVLTGIEPNGSNGWVKGDDVTFDRTRHRVVVDLSERQLRHYRNEKLRHRFIVGIGAPNTPTTVGRFFVWAHLDPRDASGPYGTYLLGLSGFSEVLTNWPGGGRMAIHGTADPTDRGRRVSYGCARVYNPQMNQLRGIPMGTTVLIRR
- a CDS encoding CapA family protein, with the translated sequence MARLDGTDTTTLRGSFTVAVVGDCIVSRPLLPMAGVDRAFAEVVSLLRGSDATFGNLETSIVDLADTSAVPSGLPDDWAIRAMPDTALDLRALGFDVFARANNHSTDWGVGGLLETGLYLDEAALVHAGAGVTSATARAPRYLETDAGRLGLVSMTTSPASGLAPALDAFGEVPARPGVHALPVRTTVVVTRKVMRSLVAIREAHPEGDVAWLVQHVDAEGEPPDRLELYGRRFELGGEMGIRHEPDEEALAGNLRAIRLAAQHADVVIAAAHSHQGDGRPQEPPEFLRTWARAAIDHGADIVAISGPHHVAPVELYRGRPVLYGLGNFFWCDLQEPIQRYFYDESRALLRERFDDPAAVTDADLLGALNGDSFGSDATFRGLMTRVRLGPEGLEEVRLHPVDLGRDEPITRRGIPRTPSPEVAEAILDEVRSMSQPFGVDVKVDDGTGLVTPT